A window of the Acidimicrobiales bacterium genome harbors these coding sequences:
- the map gene encoding type I methionyl aminopeptidase, with protein MLNGRLFKRRRSVALCWCGSGSPRRSCHADPTDFLRRPVELGTVSAQRAVPDHIVRPDYVRLGRVTTPTGPQIQTAESLERLRRAGNVAAEVLLAAGRAVAPGITTDELDAIAHDTYLAHGAYPSTLGYYGFPKSICTSVNGVICHGIPDSRPLEDGDIVNIDVTAYVEGMHGDTSATFAVGTVDEATHTLIDVTRAATLRGIAAIRHGVPLQSIAEAIEPYAASFGFGVVAEYGGHGIGQTFHTDPHVHHCVSRGDDTMLVAGMSLTVEPMLYSGRPEFTQADDGWTEHVDDSMVSAQFEHTVVVTDTGAEVITVTADGRSAVDGLLDSVS; from the coding sequence GTGCTCAATGGACGACTTTTCAAGCGCCGGCGTTCGGTTGCCCTCTGCTGGTGCGGATCGGGATCGCCGCGCCGATCCTGCCACGCCGACCCGACCGACTTCCTTCGTCGCCCCGTCGAACTCGGCACGGTCAGTGCGCAACGCGCCGTGCCCGACCACATCGTGCGACCCGACTACGTCCGACTTGGCCGGGTGACCACGCCAACGGGTCCGCAGATCCAGACGGCCGAATCGCTCGAACGACTCCGGCGAGCCGGCAACGTGGCCGCCGAGGTGCTCCTGGCCGCCGGGCGGGCGGTTGCTCCCGGCATCACCACCGACGAGCTCGATGCGATCGCCCACGACACCTACCTCGCCCACGGCGCCTACCCCAGCACCCTGGGGTACTACGGGTTCCCGAAGTCGATCTGCACCTCGGTGAACGGCGTGATCTGTCACGGCATCCCCGACAGCCGTCCGCTCGAGGACGGCGACATCGTCAACATCGACGTCACGGCCTACGTCGAAGGCATGCACGGCGATACATCGGCAACCTTCGCAGTGGGCACCGTCGACGAGGCCACGCACACCCTGATCGACGTCACCCGGGCGGCCACGCTCCGAGGCATCGCCGCCATCCGCCACGGTGTCCCGCTCCAGTCGATCGCCGAGGCCATCGAGCCGTATGCAGCATCCTTCGGTTTCGGCGTGGTGGCCGAGTATGGCGGGCATGGGATCGGCCAGACCTTCCACACCGATCCCCACGTGCACCACTGCGTCAGCCGTGGCGACGACACCATGCTCGTGGCAGGGATGAGTCTGACCGTCGAACCGATGCTCTACAGCGGACGTCCCGAGTTCACCCAGGCCGACGACGGCTGGACCGAGCACGTCGACGACTCGATGGTCTCCGCTCAGTTCGAGCACACCGTGGTCGTCACCGACACCGGTGCCGAGGTGATCACCGTCACTGCCGACGGCCGCTCCGCCGTGGACGGCCTGCTCGACTCGGTCAGCTGA
- a CDS encoding CHAT domain-containing protein gives MAAAHDPGRRVPIDIRAFAMFDRALHRLYADVVLDLDEATAEFSSTDDPDLASALAALIATVHRQELRYDEATAWFDRSIATAPPASWSAGLAMTLKAGLLSWQGSIAKAQELVDRAESYMPDELRHLVTLQRAFIAGATDRLAEAQVHAVAARDGALRNGDLSRWAMGRFIEGRCQHLQGNVVEAEAAFRSILLRPGLPERLVTITIGWLGLNLARQGAVTGAINRFEQARVRFATWPRGAMEFGPAFASTYLSINLLDLAHQVATQTVESAIALDESLSLASALVVLARVDIGRGQLDSARTDLRTAHDLLVAQERPRRAEQARRLLDLLDSPEPPEWLTVEHLTDDPTLSRALLQLAHERPEASDRYLTAAAQGLDAPSGAVRAMARYGTILLELSAGRLEAAQAEVPRLLDELTRRTETIDALDVRAAGLELVDIRRLAVAFALAGRDDVLFQILEMHERATFDFALAEHDIGPLRSGLAALRTTVAALDAASVDTAELSDLDRRLKDLDGVRRVDRVLRAGAVPPMPRLGFVAANGRVYRATFDGDDRSFIDIGAAADLESLIRRLRFAVAAASMDPHGSERIDLTAHALQELLFAGITLADGEEYSIRPGQSLISVPWRLLPIARTNRVPLRIGSPYPRRDRAPLPQRILSVSCAGPGEHATTEATAVASHYPEATVLVGKAATPTAFLTACVDHDVVHIAGYQALVQRERLVTTLALGGGPLTMLDLGQVPSVAPIVVVASSRVTAVHSRTHDVNLALAQTLIARGAHEVVVSPVDLAPEHAVAVLPALHAGLAAGQTAVESLELLRFDDPELQRAADCLMCIEADHAAGPGTSAVER, from the coding sequence ATGGCAGCGGCTCACGACCCCGGGCGACGGGTCCCGATCGACATACGAGCGTTCGCCATGTTCGACCGGGCGTTGCATCGGCTCTATGCCGACGTCGTGCTCGACCTCGATGAAGCCACGGCCGAGTTCTCCTCCACCGACGATCCCGATCTCGCGTCGGCGCTCGCCGCGCTGATCGCCACCGTGCACCGACAGGAGCTGCGCTACGACGAGGCCACGGCATGGTTCGACCGCTCGATCGCCACCGCCCCGCCGGCGTCGTGGTCCGCTGGGCTGGCCATGACGCTCAAGGCCGGGCTGCTGAGTTGGCAAGGCTCGATTGCAAAGGCGCAGGAGCTGGTCGATCGAGCCGAGTCCTACATGCCCGACGAACTTCGTCACCTCGTGACACTCCAACGCGCCTTCATCGCCGGCGCCACCGATCGTTTGGCCGAAGCGCAGGTCCACGCCGTCGCCGCTCGCGACGGAGCACTGCGCAATGGCGACCTGTCTCGATGGGCAATGGGCCGCTTCATCGAGGGCCGGTGCCAACATCTCCAAGGCAACGTCGTCGAAGCAGAAGCGGCGTTCCGGTCGATCCTGCTCCGCCCGGGCCTGCCGGAACGACTCGTCACCATCACCATCGGCTGGCTCGGCCTGAACCTGGCGCGTCAGGGAGCGGTGACCGGCGCCATCAACCGATTCGAACAGGCACGGGTGCGGTTCGCCACCTGGCCTCGTGGCGCGATGGAGTTCGGTCCCGCGTTTGCCAGCACCTATCTCTCGATCAATCTGCTCGATCTGGCGCACCAGGTGGCCACCCAGACCGTCGAATCGGCGATCGCCCTCGATGAATCGCTGAGTCTCGCGTCTGCACTCGTGGTGCTCGCCCGCGTCGACATCGGCCGCGGCCAACTCGACTCGGCCCGGACCGACCTCCGCACAGCTCACGACCTGCTCGTTGCCCAAGAGCGGCCCCGCCGGGCTGAACAGGCACGCCGCCTCCTCGACCTTCTCGATTCCCCTGAACCGCCCGAGTGGCTCACCGTCGAGCACCTCACCGACGACCCGACGCTCAGTCGGGCCCTGCTCCAGCTCGCCCATGAACGACCGGAAGCGAGCGATCGCTATCTCACGGCGGCCGCGCAGGGCCTGGACGCACCCAGCGGTGCGGTACGGGCAATGGCACGCTACGGCACGATCCTGCTGGAGTTGTCGGCAGGACGATTGGAAGCAGCCCAGGCCGAGGTGCCGCGACTCCTCGACGAGCTGACCCGCAGGACCGAAACGATCGACGCACTCGACGTACGCGCCGCCGGGCTCGAGTTGGTCGACATTCGGCGCTTGGCGGTCGCGTTCGCACTCGCCGGACGAGACGACGTGCTCTTCCAGATCCTGGAGATGCACGAACGAGCCACATTCGATTTCGCGCTGGCCGAGCATGACATCGGTCCGCTCCGCTCCGGGCTGGCAGCGCTGCGCACGACGGTGGCTGCGCTCGATGCTGCGTCCGTCGACACGGCTGAACTGTCCGACTTGGATCGACGCCTCAAAGACCTCGACGGTGTTCGACGAGTCGATCGTGTCTTGCGTGCCGGTGCGGTGCCGCCGATGCCCCGACTGGGATTCGTCGCCGCCAATGGGCGTGTTTACCGGGCGACGTTCGACGGCGACGATCGATCATTCATCGACATCGGCGCGGCCGCCGACCTCGAGTCGCTCATCCGCCGCCTCCGGTTTGCGGTTGCGGCAGCGAGCATGGATCCGCACGGGTCCGAACGGATCGACCTGACGGCGCACGCACTCCAGGAGCTGTTGTTCGCCGGCATCACGTTGGCCGATGGCGAGGAATACTCGATCCGACCGGGCCAGAGCTTGATCTCGGTGCCGTGGCGGCTGCTCCCGATCGCCCGCACGAACCGAGTCCCACTCCGAATCGGCTCGCCCTATCCACGCCGCGACCGAGCCCCGCTCCCGCAGCGAATCCTCTCCGTCTCGTGCGCCGGACCGGGCGAACATGCCACGACCGAAGCGACCGCCGTCGCCAGTCACTACCCCGAGGCGACCGTGCTCGTCGGCAAGGCCGCGACACCGACGGCGTTCCTCACGGCATGTGTCGATCACGACGTCGTCCACATTGCCGGCTACCAAGCGCTGGTCCAGCGGGAACGGCTGGTCACGACCTTGGCACTCGGTGGCGGCCCCCTCACGATGCTGGACCTGGGCCAGGTCCCAAGCGTCGCTCCGATCGTCGTGGTGGCGTCGAGCCGTGTCACCGCCGTGCATTCGCGCACCCACGACGTCAACCTGGCGTTGGCCCAAACGCTCATCGCTCGCGGCGCTCACGAAGTCGTCGTGTCGCCGGTCGACCTCGCACCCGAACACGCCGTGGCGGTCTTGCCTGCGCTGCACGCCGGACTGGCCGCAGGACAAACGGCGGTCGAGTCGCTCGAGCTCCTCCGATTCGACGACCCTGAACTCCAACGCGCCGCCGACTGCCTCATGTGCATCGAGGCCGACCACGCCGCCGGCCCCGGCACCTCAGCAGTGGAGCGGTAG
- a CDS encoding SDR family oxidoreductase produces MTSDDQMRTKLLATTEFLQEIARSKAALSSLSLEERTAFLNAAGDVFCADPDERRLRVKAKRNKRRAEKLARDEAVLDQTGIRTLRAKPVFTTPNVFPPEHFEPSDTHDTAPAIAGIGTGATGIGETAEPQHCYICKTKYHQVHRFYDQLCPDCAEFNYAKRSELADMDGMVALLTGGRVKIGYQAGIKLLRSGAELIVATRFPRDAAARYAAEPDFAEWGHRLEVFGLDLRHTPSVEAFAHHVLTSRDRLDLIVNNACQTVRRPPDFYQHMMAAETAALASLEPEVLQLVGAYEGLRRYDLLPAAPGAEPPSLPGLVQAAELSQTPLLPEEVAGQRDLFPEGRLDQDLQQVDLRDRNSWRLLLHEVSSVELLETQLVNAVAPFVLNARLKPLMERTPGDHKHIVNVSAVEGQFYRRYKTTRHPHTNMAKAALNMMTRTSATDYLASGINMNSVDTGWVSDEDPVAIARQKTEEHRFHPPLDIVDGAARIVDPIIAGLNTGTHVSGAFLKDYVPTDW; encoded by the coding sequence GTGACTTCCGACGACCAGATGCGAACGAAGCTCCTCGCCACGACCGAGTTCCTCCAGGAGATCGCTCGGTCGAAGGCGGCGCTGAGCTCGCTGTCGCTCGAAGAACGGACGGCATTCCTGAACGCGGCCGGTGATGTGTTCTGCGCCGATCCCGATGAGCGGCGGTTGCGGGTCAAGGCCAAGCGGAACAAGCGGCGAGCAGAGAAGCTTGCACGCGACGAGGCAGTGCTCGACCAAACCGGCATTCGCACCCTGCGGGCCAAGCCGGTCTTCACCACACCCAACGTGTTCCCGCCCGAGCACTTCGAACCGTCCGACACCCATGACACTGCGCCGGCCATCGCAGGGATCGGCACCGGAGCGACGGGCATCGGCGAGACGGCAGAGCCCCAGCACTGTTACATCTGCAAGACCAAGTATCACCAGGTCCACCGGTTCTATGACCAGCTGTGCCCGGACTGCGCCGAGTTCAACTACGCCAAGCGATCCGAGCTTGCCGACATGGACGGCATGGTCGCACTCCTGACCGGCGGACGGGTGAAGATCGGCTATCAGGCAGGGATCAAGCTGCTCCGCAGTGGGGCCGAACTCATCGTCGCCACCCGCTTTCCTCGTGATGCTGCCGCTCGCTACGCGGCCGAGCCGGACTTCGCGGAGTGGGGGCACCGGTTGGAGGTCTTCGGGCTCGACCTGCGCCACACGCCGAGTGTCGAAGCATTCGCCCATCACGTGCTGACGAGTCGAGATCGCCTCGATCTGATCGTCAACAACGCGTGCCAGACCGTTCGCCGCCCGCCCGATTTCTACCAGCACATGATGGCGGCCGAGACCGCAGCACTGGCCAGTCTCGAGCCCGAGGTCCTGCAGCTGGTGGGCGCCTACGAAGGACTGCGTCGCTACGACCTGCTGCCGGCGGCCCCTGGCGCCGAACCTCCGTCCCTGCCCGGGCTCGTCCAAGCGGCAGAGCTTTCGCAAACGCCACTGCTGCCCGAGGAGGTCGCCGGTCAGCGAGACCTGTTCCCGGAAGGGCGGCTCGACCAAGACCTCCAACAGGTCGATCTGCGTGATCGCAACTCGTGGCGGCTCCTGCTCCATGAAGTGTCGTCGGTCGAGTTGTTGGAGACCCAGCTCGTCAACGCCGTTGCGCCGTTCGTGCTCAATGCCAGGCTCAAGCCGCTGATGGAGCGCACACCCGGGGACCACAAGCACATCGTGAACGTGTCGGCGGTCGAGGGGCAGTTCTACCGCCGCTACAAGACCACACGGCATCCGCACACCAACATGGCCAAGGCGGCGCTCAACATGATGACCCGCACCTCGGCCACCGACTATCTGGCCTCGGGCATCAACATGAACAGTGTCGACACGGGCTGGGTCAGCGACGAGGACCCCGTGGCCATCGCTCGTCAGAAGACCGAGGAGCACCGGTTTCACCCGCCGCTCGACATCGTCGACGGTGCCGCACGGATCGTCGACCCGATCATCGCCGGACTCAATACCGGCACCCACGTTTCGGGCGCTTTCTTGAAGGACTACGTGCCGACCGACTGGTAG
- a CDS encoding aldo/keto reductase — MRHVRMGRTGLQVSRLCLGTMTFGLQCEEAESRAILDRAADAGITFIDTADVYPLGGTGPEVGRTEEIVGRWMQGRREQVILATKCFGPMGPQRWNRGSSRKHIRDAVEASLRRLQTDHIDLYQLHGPDPSTPIEETLGILDDLVHEGKVGYIGCSNFTAWQLALAIGRSEAHGLARFDCIQPRYNLLYRRNELELFELCAQEGVGVIPYNPIAGGLLSGKHRSGAAPTEGTRFTLGSAAERYQDRYWHDRQFETVDALKAVAEEAGMPLVTMAVAWVLAQPAVTSPIIGASRPDQLDASIAALDVTLDDDLIRRIDDLTNQYLASPELR, encoded by the coding sequence ATGCGTCATGTACGAATGGGACGAACCGGTCTGCAGGTCTCGAGGCTCTGCCTCGGCACGATGACCTTCGGATTGCAGTGCGAGGAAGCCGAATCGAGAGCGATCCTCGATCGGGCGGCCGATGCCGGGATCACCTTCATCGATACGGCCGACGTCTATCCACTCGGCGGCACCGGCCCCGAGGTGGGTCGCACCGAGGAGATCGTCGGGCGGTGGATGCAGGGCCGCCGTGAACAGGTGATCCTGGCCACGAAGTGCTTCGGCCCGATGGGACCTCAGCGCTGGAATCGGGGGTCGAGTCGCAAACACATTCGAGACGCCGTCGAAGCCTCGCTCCGCCGGCTCCAGACCGACCACATCGACCTCTACCAGCTGCACGGGCCCGACCCGTCGACGCCGATCGAGGAGACCCTTGGCATCCTCGACGACCTCGTCCACGAAGGAAAGGTTGGTTACATCGGGTGCTCGAACTTCACCGCCTGGCAGCTCGCCTTGGCGATCGGGCGGTCTGAAGCCCACGGCCTCGCTCGCTTCGACTGCATCCAGCCCCGGTACAACCTGCTCTACCGGCGCAATGAGCTCGAGCTGTTCGAGCTTTGTGCTCAAGAAGGTGTCGGGGTGATTCCCTACAACCCGATCGCCGGTGGACTGCTGTCGGGGAAGCACCGCAGCGGGGCGGCCCCGACCGAGGGCACACGGTTCACGTTGGGATCCGCCGCCGAGCGATACCAGGACCGCTACTGGCACGACCGCCAGTTCGAGACGGTCGACGCACTCAAGGCGGTGGCCGAGGAGGCCGGCATGCCGCTCGTGACCATGGCGGTGGCGTGGGTGCTGGCACAGCCGGCGGTCACCTCGCCGATCATCGGTGCGAGCCGCCCCGATCAACTCGACGCATCGATCGCTGCGCTCGACGTCACCCTCGACGACGACCTCATTCGCCGGATCGACGACCTCACCAACCAGTACCTCGCCAGTCCGGAGCTGCGATGA
- a CDS encoding AMP-binding protein has product MTESGEPTRWQRLASAAEVGRRTGLLDPRTLGASVAAAGTWGASVAAPYASAALRHPHRTALVDAHGAITYRELDLRTTRLASGLQSMGVGRTSTVGVLCRNHRGFVEANIAAAKLGLHVVYLNTGLPEAQLEQVIEREQISFVLADEEFDARLAAIGSSGIDRFLARLGLDPSWTFTDVPKPTVPLLLPRPWRSPEPVVLTSGTSGAPKGTQRTNGVKSAATAAGVITVIPYERGDTFVIPAPLFHAWGLSQMVTCATLGGTAVLPGGFDPATVMALVDVHQATVLAAVPVMLHRILEAQTGASGASLRITATSGSALPGNLAERWMDAFGDHLYSLYGSTEVGQVAVATPSDLRAAPGTAGRPLPGIDVRILDDTDRELPSGAVGRIFVASSMHFDGYTGGGGKARVGEHMEIGDQGSFDDDGRLRVVGRADDMIITGGENVYPSNIERSLLEHPKVSDAAVVGVADDDFGQRIRAVIVTTDQRNSDRRTASIKKHLQTQLASYEVPREFVYVDTIPRNPAGKVLRHELR; this is encoded by the coding sequence ATGACGGAGAGTGGTGAGCCGACACGCTGGCAACGCCTCGCATCGGCGGCCGAGGTCGGTCGCCGCACCGGACTGCTCGATCCCCGAACGCTCGGCGCGTCGGTCGCAGCTGCCGGCACTTGGGGGGCAAGCGTTGCTGCCCCCTATGCATCAGCTGCGCTGCGCCACCCGCATCGGACAGCACTGGTCGACGCTCACGGCGCGATCACCTACCGAGAGCTCGACCTCCGCACCACCCGGTTGGCGTCGGGGCTGCAGTCGATGGGGGTTGGGCGCACCTCGACCGTCGGGGTGTTGTGTCGCAACCATCGCGGGTTCGTCGAGGCGAACATCGCTGCGGCGAAGCTCGGCCTCCATGTCGTCTACCTCAATACCGGCCTGCCCGAAGCACAGCTCGAGCAGGTGATCGAACGCGAGCAGATCTCGTTCGTCTTGGCCGACGAGGAATTCGACGCCCGCCTGGCGGCCATCGGGAGTTCGGGAATCGACCGATTCCTGGCCCGCCTGGGCCTCGATCCCTCGTGGACCTTCACCGACGTTCCGAAGCCGACGGTGCCGCTACTGCTGCCCCGACCGTGGCGCTCACCCGAGCCGGTCGTGCTCACCTCCGGAACGAGCGGCGCTCCCAAGGGCACGCAGCGTACCAACGGAGTGAAGTCGGCCGCCACCGCAGCGGGCGTGATCACCGTGATCCCCTACGAGCGGGGCGACACGTTCGTGATCCCGGCCCCGCTGTTCCACGCGTGGGGTCTCAGCCAGATGGTCACGTGCGCCACGCTCGGGGGCACCGCAGTGCTGCCCGGCGGCTTCGATCCGGCCACGGTGATGGCGCTCGTCGATGTTCACCAGGCCACCGTGCTGGCCGCCGTGCCGGTGATGCTCCACCGCATCCTCGAGGCGCAGACCGGTGCCAGCGGAGCGAGTCTGCGGATCACGGCCACCAGCGGCTCGGCGCTTCCGGGCAATCTCGCCGAACGTTGGATGGATGCCTTCGGTGATCACCTCTACTCGCTCTACGGCTCGACCGAGGTGGGCCAGGTCGCCGTGGCAACTCCCTCCGACCTCCGGGCGGCACCGGGCACGGCCGGTCGTCCACTGCCGGGCATCGATGTGCGCATTCTCGACGACACCGATCGTGAGTTGCCGTCCGGAGCCGTCGGGCGCATCTTCGTTGCGTCTTCGATGCATTTCGACGGCTACACCGGTGGCGGGGGCAAGGCTCGGGTGGGCGAGCACATGGAGATCGGTGACCAGGGATCGTTCGACGACGACGGGCGGCTTCGCGTGGTCGGGCGGGCCGACGACATGATCATCACCGGCGGCGAGAACGTCTATCCGTCCAACATCGAACGTTCGCTGCTCGAGCACCCGAAGGTGTCCGACGCTGCGGTGGTCGGTGTTGCAGACGACGACTTCGGCCAACGGATTCGGGCGGTCATCGTGACCACGGATCAGCGCAACTCTGACCGCCGTACGGCCTCGATCAAGAAGCACCTGCAGACCCAACTGGCGAGCTACGAGGTGCCCCGCGAGTTCGTCTACGTCGACACGATTCCACGGAATCCGGCAGGCAAGGTGTTGCGGCACGAGCTGCGGTGA
- a CDS encoding MaoC family dehydratase: protein MTTLPTWTVSAANLPEHARNPIHTDAGGRAAGYPGALVAGVTVYAYLTRPAAEGWGLPWLERGTAEVRFLSPVFADDTVVCTPVPSELGAVIEARVGGEVRATCAVTEGPLGDLEPMADGPALEPARFRLEGEWAEYGVRAGEDFGLYASEGIAHPALWPAMANNLVHRQLAQGSWIHTRSRIRHLGLATMGAEVLVEANEIKRFDTRSGERALLDVRITQDGRSIAAIEHEALIALN from the coding sequence ATGACCACCCTTCCCACGTGGACTGTCTCGGCGGCCAATCTGCCCGAGCACGCTCGGAATCCGATCCACACCGACGCCGGTGGCCGAGCCGCCGGGTATCCCGGCGCGTTGGTCGCCGGCGTCACGGTGTATGCCTACCTCACCCGGCCGGCAGCCGAGGGGTGGGGGTTGCCATGGCTCGAACGCGGCACCGCCGAGGTGCGCTTCCTGTCACCGGTGTTCGCCGACGACACCGTGGTGTGCACCCCGGTGCCGAGCGAGCTCGGCGCCGTGATCGAAGCTCGGGTCGGCGGCGAGGTTCGGGCCACCTGCGCGGTTACCGAGGGTCCGCTCGGCGACCTCGAGCCGATGGCCGACGGACCGGCGCTCGAACCAGCGCGGTTCCGCCTCGAGGGCGAGTGGGCCGAGTATGGCGTGCGGGCCGGCGAAGACTTCGGGCTCTATGCCTCCGAGGGCATTGCCCATCCGGCACTGTGGCCGGCGATGGCGAACAACCTGGTGCACCGTCAGCTGGCGCAAGGCTCGTGGATCCACACTCGAAGCAGGATCCGCCATCTGGGGCTGGCCACCATGGGAGCCGAGGTCCTCGTCGAGGCCAACGAAATCAAGCGGTTCGACACTCGTTCCGGTGAGCGGGCGCTTCTCGACGTCCGTATCACGCAGGATGGCCGGTCGATCGCCGCCATCGAGCACGAGGCGTTGATCGCGCTCAACTGA
- a CDS encoding M15 family metallopeptidase: protein MRRTIDRRRAKAAASSLCGVLLVGTAATPAGAKGPSLPEGDGPTLSEPAPKVELDPTDFNPFTITDTEVSRMRSQLMSEQIQVGMIDRRAARLLAEAASDRSTARQDLRQRTDELAVLENTLGAAAIEGYLSDSASESVPLFGQYVESDATFADETATQLLERREEARQAVASATEALDRAERMHRIATARKRQAERSVEAALERQESFDELAAEQSQAAERADAEAAAASDDIELRSVAGTITVNAEIEHQIDRLIADARADGLDLAGGGYRTIEAQIALRISHCGGSSPAGVELPAEGATPEELAAHDAAVSAYQHYVIYEKPAGACSPPTATPGNSEHQLGLAIDFTLDGVILDRQSEGFTWLEDHAEDYGLFNLPSEAWHWSTDGT from the coding sequence GTGCGACGAACGATCGATCGGCGACGGGCCAAGGCCGCCGCCTCTTCTCTCTGTGGGGTGCTGCTGGTGGGAACGGCCGCCACGCCCGCTGGGGCAAAGGGGCCGTCGCTGCCGGAAGGCGATGGTCCGACGTTGTCGGAACCAGCACCCAAGGTCGAGCTCGACCCCACCGACTTCAACCCTTTCACGATCACCGACACCGAGGTCTCGCGGATGCGTTCGCAGCTCATGAGCGAGCAGATCCAGGTCGGGATGATCGATCGTCGAGCCGCCCGTCTGCTCGCCGAGGCGGCGAGTGACCGCTCGACCGCTCGCCAAGACCTGCGGCAACGCACCGACGAACTTGCCGTGCTCGAAAACACGCTCGGGGCAGCAGCGATCGAGGGCTACCTCTCCGATAGTGCCAGCGAGAGTGTGCCGTTGTTCGGGCAGTACGTGGAGTCCGACGCCACCTTCGCCGACGAGACGGCAACGCAGCTGCTCGAACGGCGGGAGGAGGCACGACAGGCTGTGGCGTCGGCCACCGAGGCGCTGGATCGTGCCGAGCGGATGCACCGGATTGCGACGGCTCGCAAGCGACAGGCCGAGCGGTCGGTCGAGGCTGCGCTGGAGCGGCAGGAGTCCTTCGACGAACTGGCCGCCGAACAGTCGCAGGCTGCAGAGCGAGCCGACGCCGAGGCCGCTGCTGCGTCGGACGACATCGAGCTCAGGTCGGTCGCCGGAACGATCACGGTCAACGCCGAGATCGAGCACCAGATCGATCGACTGATCGCCGATGCCCGAGCGGATGGCCTCGATCTGGCGGGAGGTGGCTACCGCACGATCGAAGCGCAGATCGCGCTGCGGATCTCCCACTGCGGTGGTTCCTCACCGGCCGGTGTCGAGCTACCCGCCGAGGGGGCGACACCCGAAGAGCTCGCGGCTCACGACGCCGCTGTGTCGGCGTATCAGCACTACGTGATCTACGAGAAGCCGGCCGGCGCCTGTTCGCCACCGACCGCAACGCCCGGTAACTCCGAACACCAACTCGGCCTGGCCATCGACTTCACGCTCGACGGTGTGATCCTCGATCGCCAGAGCGAGGGATTCACCTGGCTCGAGGATCACGCCGAGGACTACGGGCTGTTCAATCTCCCGAGCGAGGCGTGGCACTGGAGCACCGACGGCACCTAG
- a CDS encoding phytanoyl-CoA dioxygenase family protein yields MIDDWEIDGDFERDGAVCVRQAFDAELLALATEAIDANLADLSPRAKRASAAGDGAFVEDFCNWRRFPAMEMFIRSSPAAAIAAALTKSAAIRLYHDHMLTKEPGTAQRTPWHQDQPYYNVDGRQNASLWFPVDPVPRASTLEFIAGTHRGPWFMPRTFLDGRAAWFPEGSLEELPDFAADPERWRVIGWELEPGDAVFFDMATVHGSAGVPAGGHRRRVLSVRFLGDDMVHAPRPWVTSPPFPGLEDELPTGAPMDHPLFPVLWPLS; encoded by the coding sequence GTGATCGACGACTGGGAGATCGACGGCGACTTCGAGCGCGATGGTGCAGTGTGCGTCCGCCAGGCGTTCGACGCCGAGCTGCTCGCACTCGCCACCGAGGCCATCGACGCCAACCTTGCCGACCTGTCGCCACGAGCCAAGCGGGCAAGTGCCGCCGGCGACGGCGCCTTCGTCGAGGACTTCTGCAATTGGCGGCGCTTCCCGGCCATGGAGATGTTCATACGCTCCTCCCCCGCCGCCGCCATCGCCGCAGCGCTGACCAAATCGGCGGCGATCCGGCTCTACCACGACCATATGCTGACCAAGGAGCCCGGCACGGCGCAGCGCACCCCGTGGCACCAGGACCAGCCGTACTACAACGTCGACGGTCGCCAGAACGCCAGCCTGTGGTTCCCGGTCGATCCGGTGCCACGAGCTTCCACGCTCGAGTTCATCGCCGGGACACATCGCGGTCCGTGGTTCATGCCTCGCACGTTCCTCGATGGCCGGGCGGCATGGTTCCCCGAGGGCTCGCTCGAGGAGCTCCCCGACTTCGCGGCCGATCCCGAGCGGTGGCGGGTGATCGGCTGGGAACTCGAACCTGGCGATGCCGTCTTCTTCGACATGGCAACGGTGCACGGCTCGGCCGGAGTACCCGCCGGCGGCCACCGTCGGCGAGTCCTCTCGGTCCGCTTTCTCGGCGACGACATGGTGCACGCCCCTCGGCCCTGGGTGACCTCGCCGCCCTTCCCAGGGCTGGAGGACGAGCTCCCCACCGGTGCCCCCATGGACCATCCGCTGTTCCCGGTGCTCTGGCCCCTCAGCTGA